In the genome of Aspergillus luchuensis IFO 4308 DNA, chromosome 2, nearly complete sequence, one region contains:
- the ireA gene encoding bifunctional endoribonuclease/protein kinase IRE1 (BUSCO:EOG09260P2K;~COG:T;~EggNog:ENOG410PFXN;~InterPro:IPR008271,IPR010513,IPR018391,IPR018997, IPR038357,IPR011047,IPR000719,IPR011009;~PFAM:PF06479,PF00069,PF07714;~SECRETED:SignalP(1-27);~TransMembrane:1 (n10-21c25/26o507-525i);~go_function: GO:0004540 - ribonuclease activity [Evidence IEA];~go_function: GO:0004672 - protein kinase activity [Evidence IEA];~go_function: GO:0005524 - ATP binding [Evidence IEA];~go_process: GO:0006397 - mRNA processing [Evidence IEA];~go_process: GO:0006468 - protein phosphorylation [Evidence IEA]): MRWRLPGARSTLPASVALLLLPVLVAPQQWHEPHHELSSTVSVPLRPTGFTSGVDAPPSFDVKSNDASALATLALAGSGRAVRAPPAQASSSSAGLAPQLHARSLQDWEVEDFVLLATVDGSIHARDRKTGAARWALEVPSSPMVESLYHRANRSSFDRAQPEDDFIWIVEPSQGGSLYIYSSGPEAGLQKLGLTVKELVDETPYSGTDPAVTYTARKETTLYTIDARTGNIIRVFSSRGPISSGQECRKVDGLDVDMEECESPSGTLVLGRVEYTVAIQNTETGDPICTLKYSEWTANNRDMDLQSQYLRTMDQSHIYSMHDGVVLGFDHSRMDRPRYTQRFSSPVVRVFDVARPVSADSSNDPTPLILLSQPLQPPDPDYGTLDDRDERVFIDYTEGGGWYAMSEATYPLVTGRAKMAQCYEKDYLRHGQPLTSLTPRQQQDALAGVHSLNGPRVVRRHIPSISGPSSADMSNDTPRELIYSSSDLALPPALRHSTIIRKGWDNAIDIFVTLLLLFFGTFIWFNSHHIQELAKQKLDLKNIMASYGQPPMSTPPTPIVEGPHLKREASPNRMANLTVDMNVSDEQPQGGDSTPRPKKSQNSLAPDTTPRVRIREPSQGPDGDDDVDELNLQDGEKPKKKARRGRRGGKNHRRGKKPNSDSESRDPADRVVEEVNKLQPQSRLEPDVQLTRTVSHEIMEMDGVLQIGRLRVYTDVVLGHGSHGTVVYRGSFDGRDVAVKRMLVEFYDIASHEVGLLQESDDHGNVIRYYCREQAAGFLYIALELCPASLQDVVERPSDFPQLVQGGLDLPDVLRQIVAGVRYLHSLKIVHRDLKPQNILVAMPRGRTGSRSLRLLISDFGLCKKLEDNQSSFRATTAHAAGTSGWRAPELLVDDDMSPAMQGSESQHTESSEPAVVDPQTNRRATRAIDIFSLGCVFYYVLTRGCHPFDKNGKFMREANIVKGNYNLDELQRLGDYAYEAEDLIQSMLSLDPRRRPDASAVLTHPFFWPPSDRLSFLCDVSDHFEFEPRDPPSDALLCLESVAPRVMGPDMDFLRLLPRDFKDNLGKQRKYTGSKMLDLLRALRNKRNHYNDMPEHLKAHIGGLPEGYLNFWTVRFPSLLMSCHWVIVELRLTRSDRFKRYFTAID; encoded by the exons ATGCGGTGGCGGCTGCCTGGCGCCCGGTCGACCCTTCCTGCCAGTGTCGCactcctcctgctccccgTTCTTGTTGCTCCGCAGCAGTGGCATGAACCTCACCATGagctctcctccaccgtTTCCGTCCCCCTCCGACCGACCGGTTTCACCTCCGGCGTTGATgctcccccctctttcgaCGTGAAATCCAACGATGCGAGCGCCCTAGCAACCCTGGCTCTGGCCGGCTCTGGCCGCGCCGTTCGAGCCCCTCCTGCCCAGGCCAGCAGCTCTTCCGCTGGCCTGGCTCCGCAGCTTCACGCGCGGTCCCTGCAGGACTGGGAGGTTGAGGACTTTGTCCTGCTGGCGACCGTCGACGGTTCCATTCACGCACGCGACCGCAAGACCGGTGCCGCTCGTTGGGCCCTCGAGGTCCCGAGCAGCCCTATGGTCGAAAGCCTCTATCACCGAGCCAACCGCTCTAGCTTCGACCGTGCCCAACCCGAGGACGATTTTATCTGGATCGTCGAGCCGAGTCAGGGCGGAAGCCTCTACATCTACAGCTCGGGGCCGGAGGCCGGCCTCCAGAAATTGGGATTGACTGTGAAGGAACTTGTTGACGAAACGCCTTACTCGGGGACCGACCCGGCTGTTACTTATACGGCACGGAAGGAAACGACCCTTTATACCATTGATGCTCGCACCGGAAACATCATACGAGTCTTTAGCTCTAGAGGCCCAATCTCGTCAGGTCAGGAATGTCGTAAGGTCGATGGTCTGGATGTGGATATGGAGGAATGTGAATCTCCCTCAGGTACTCTAGTACTTGGTCGTGTCGAATACACGGTGGCCATCCAGAACACCGAAACCGGTGATCCGATCTGCACTCTCAAGTACTCGGAGTGGACGGCCAACAACCGGGATATGGACCTCCAGAGCCAGTATCTCCGCACAATGGACCAAAGCCATATCTACAGCATGCATGATGGTGTGGTCCTCGGCTTCGATCATTCCCGGATGGACCGGCCACGATACACCCAGCGATTCTCGAGTCCGGTAGTCCGCGTCTTCGATGTTGCTCGTCCAGTCAGCGCCGACTCATCCAATGACCCTACTCCGCTTATTCTACTCTCGCAGCCTCTGCAGCCCCCTGACCCCGACTACGGTACGCTTGACGATCGTGACGAACGAGTGTTCATCGATTATACTGAGGGTGGAGGCTGGTATGCCATGTCGGAGGCGACCTACCCGCTTGTCACCGGAAGAGCCAAGATGGCCCAATGCTACGAAAAAGACTACCTCCGCCACGGTCAACCCCTGACGAGCTTGACCCCAAGGCAGCAACAAGATGCACTAGCAGGCGTTCATTCTCTGAACGGCCCACGCGTCGTCCGCCGTCACATTCCCAGCATTTCTGGCCCCTCGTCAGCCGATATGTCCAACGATACGCCTCGGGAGTTGATCTATAGCTCGTCCGATCTGGCACTGCCTCCTGCTCTGCGCCATAGCACCATCATACGGAAGGGCTGGGATAATGCAATTGATATTTTCGTGACGctcttgcttctcttttTCGGCACCTTCATCTGGTTCAATTCTCATCACATTCAGGAACTCGCCAAACAGAAGTTGGATCTGAAAAATATCATGGCCTCGTACGGACAGCCGCCCATGTCTACCCCGCCGACCCCAATCGTGGAAGGCCCTCATTTGAAACGCGAGGCCAGCCCCAACCGCATGGCGAATCTGACTGTCGATATGAATGTTTCAGATGAGCAGCCGCAGGGTGGTGATTCGACGCCAAGGCCCAAGAAATCCCAAAACTCTCTTGCGCCCGACACAACTCCACGCGTACGCATCCGGGAACCGTCCCAAGGCCCagatggcgatgacgatgtGGACGAGCTCAATTTACAAGACGGCGAAAAGCCTAAGAAGAAGGCTCGCCGCGGTCGTCGTGGTGGCAAGAATCATAGGCGGGGTAAGAAGCCGAATAGCGACAGTGAATCGAGAGATCCCGCCGATCgtgttgttgaggaggtgaATAAGCTCCAACCTCAGTCTCGCTTGGAACCCGATGTACAGCTGACCCGGACGGTGTCGCATGAGATCATGGAAATGGATGGGGTTCTCCAGATTGGCCGTCTCAGGGTGTACACTGACGTGGTCTTGGGACACGGAAGCCACGGGACCGTGGTGTATCGAGGCTCGTTCGATGGACGTGATGTGGCTGTCAAGCGTATGCTGGTAGAATTCTATGATATCGCATCCCATGAAGTTGGCCTGTTGCAAGAAAGTGATGACCATGGCAATGTGATCCGGTACTACTGCCGAGAGCAGGCTGCTGGTTTCCTCTACATCGCTCTGGAGCTGTGCCCGGCCTCTTTGCAGGATGTGGTTGAACGTCCATCGGATTTCCCGCAATTAGTCCAGGGCGGCTTGGATTTGCCCGACGTTCTGCGCCAAATTGTGGCAGGTGTTCGCTATCTCCATTCCCTCAAAATCGTGCACCGCGATCTGAAGCCACAGAATATCCTGGTGGCCATGCCTCGCGGACGTACTGGCTCACGCTCCCTGCGGTTGCTGATTTCGGATTTCGGCTTGTGTAAGAAGCTCGAGGACAACCAAAGCTCCTTCCGCGCGACTACGGCACATGCCGCAGGTACCTCGGGCTGGCGAGCCCCTGAATTGCTGGTAGACGACGACATGAGCCCGGCTATGCAGGGAAGCGAGTCCCAACACACCGAATCTTCAGAACCAGCTGTGGTGGACCCTCAAACCAATCGGCGGGCTACTCGAGCCATCGACATTTTCTCTTTGGGCTGTGTCTTCTATTACGTTCTGACGCGGGGCTGTCACCCGTTTGACAAGAACGGCAAGTTTATGCGTGAGGCCAACATTGTCAAGGGCAACTACAACCTTGATGAGCTGCAGCGCCTAGGCGATTATGCCTACGAGGCTGAAGATCTGATCCAGTCCATGTTGTCGCTCGATCCTCGACGACG CCCCGATGCGAGCGCCGTGTTGACGCACCCGTTCTTTTGGCCTCCATCTGACCGTCTCAGCTTCCTCTGCGATGTCTCGGATCACTTTGAATTCGAACCGCGGGATCCTCCTTCGGACGCTCTTCTGTGTCTCGAGTCGGTCGCTCCGCGAGTGATGGGCCCGGACATGGATTTCCTGCGACTACTGCCACGGGACTTCAAGGACAATCTCGGCAAGCAGCGTAAATACACGGGATCGAAGATGCTAGATTTGCTGCGAGCCCTCCGGAACAAGCGCAACCATTACAACGATATGCCAGAGCATCTCAAAGCACACATTGGCGGCTTACCGGAAGGGTATCTTAATTTTTGGACTGTGCGATTCCCCAGTCTTCTCATGAGCTGCCACTGGGTCATTGTGGAGTTGCGTTTGACTCGGTCCGACCGCTTCAAGCGCTACTTCACGGCGATCGACTAG
- the ARG4 gene encoding argininosuccinate lyase ARG4 (BUSCO:EOG092621S9;~COG:E;~EggNog:ENOG410PHD8;~InterPro:IPR022761,IPR000362,IPR024083,IPR020557, IPR008948,IPR029419,IPR009049;~PFAM:PF14698,PF00206;~go_function: GO:0003824 - catalytic activity [Evidence IEA];~go_function: GO:0004056 - argininosuccinate lyase activity [Evidence IEA];~go_process: GO:0042450 - arginine biosynthetic process via ornithine [Evidence IEA]) — protein sequence MSGNKAVAENMLWGGRFTQGLDPLMVQYNMSLPYDRIFWKQDIAGSIAFARANHKNGILTAHEFAEIERGFKQIAEEWSTNTFVAKENDEDIHTANERRLSEIIGKEIGGKLHTGRSRNEQIATDMRLWLRDELRKLESFLCDLVKVSIARAESELDYIMPGYTHLQKAQPVRWSHWLLSHATAFASELQRLREVIKRVNRSPLGTGALAGNPFQIDREAMAKELGFDGLLYNSMNAVADRDFAMETMQWGSSFMLKISRWAEDLIIYSSLEFGFVRLSDAYSTGSSLMPQKKNADSLELLRGKAGRAFGQMAGLMCTIKGLPTTYNKDLQESVEPLLDHIKTVGDSIQIATGVLSTLTTIPEKMTAALAPEMLATEIADYLVRKGVPFREGHHISGRVVALAEKHNVPMDTLSLEQLQTVDARFDEGVQACLDYERAVELKDAVGGTSRRAVLEQTGVLRSLL from the exons ATGAGCGGTAACAAGGCTGTCGCTGAAAACATGCTCTGGGGAGGTCGTTTCACCC AGGGCCTCGACCCCCTGATGGTGCAGTACAACATGTCCCTACCCTATGACCGcatcttctggaagcagGACATTGCTGGCTCCATTGCCTTCGCTCGGGCCAACCACAAGAACGGCATCCTGACCGCACACGAGTTCGCTGAAATCGAGCGCGGCTTCAAGCAGATCGCCGAGGAATGGAGCACCAACACCTTCGTCGCCAAGGAGAACGACGAGGACATTCACACTGCCAACGAGCGCCGTCTGTCTGAGATCATCGGCAAGGAGATTGGAGGCAAGCTGCACACCGGCCGGTCCCGTAACGAGCAGATTGCCACGGACATGCGCTTGTGGCTGCGGGATGAACTGCGCAAGCTGGAAAGCTTCCTGTGCGATCTCGTCAAGGTCTCCATTGCCCGTGCGGAGTCTGAACTCGACTACATCATGCCTGGTTACACCCACTTGCAGAAGGCCCAGCCGGTCCGCTGGAGCCACTGGCTCCTGTCGCACGCGACCGCCTTTGCCAGCGAACTCCAGCGTCTGCGGGAGGTCATCAAGCGCGTCAACCGCAGTCCCTTGGGCACTGGTGCCCTTGCCGGAAACCCTTTCCAAATTGACCGTGAGGCCATGGCCAAGGAgcttggctttgatggtcTGCTCTACAACTCGATGAACGCTGTGGCCGACCGTGACTTCGCTATGGAGACCATGCAATGGGGCAGCTCCTTCATGCTCAAGATCTCCCGCTGGGCGGAGGATCTGATCATCTACAGCAGCTTGGAGTTTGGCTTTGTCCGGTTGTCCGATGCTTACTCGACCGGCTCGTCGTTGATGcctcagaagaagaacgcaG ACAGCCTGGAGCTTCTGCGTGGTAAGGCCGGTCGTGCCTTTGGCCAGATGGCCGGTCTGATGTGCACCATCAAGGGTCTCCCTACTACATACAACAAGGATCTGCAGGAGAGTGTCGAGCCCCTGCTCGACCACATCAAGACTGTCGGAGACAGCATTCAGATCGCCACCGGcgtcctctccaccctcacTACCATTCCCGAGAAGATGACCGCCGCGCTGGCGCCGGAGATGCTGGCCACCGAGATTGCCGACTACCTCGTCCGCAAGGGCGTGCCCTTCCGCGAGGGTCACCACATCTCTGGCCGTGTCGTTGCACTGGCCGAGAAGCACAACGTGCCCATGGACACCCTGTCCctggagcagctgcagactgTGGATGCCCGCTTCGACGAGGGCGTCCAGGCCTGCTTGGACTACGAGCGTGCTGTTGAACTGAAGGATGCCGTTGGTGGCACCAGCCGCCGGGCTGTGTTGGAACAGACCGGTGTTCTTCGCTCATTGTTGTAG
- a CDS encoding transient receptor potential ion channel family protein (COG:U;~EggNog:ENOG410PHBS;~InterPro:IPR032800,IPR010308,IPR040241;~PFAM:PF06011,PF14558;~SECRETED:SignalP(1-21);~TransMembrane:7 (n5-16c21/22o320-342i369-389o395-421i458-478o484-504i516-537o549-575i)) encodes MRWSTCLTSALLASTAPLVAATRLIESNALNICQDSNNFTATYFSVRFTPENRSLVLSFDGVAAISGKVTADLSVDVYGYQLTGETLDPCKMNIEGLCPMSAGAINVQNTPIQIPEDVVRRIPGIAYTVPDLDATVRVYINSTDTGTSITCLEATLSNGKTVYQKGVGWTTAVISGVGLIASAVAAGLGNSNTAAHVAANVLAFFSFMQSQAMFGMISVHMPPIVEAWTQNMQWSMGIIHVKFLDTICTWYQRATGGTPSTVLSELSTTSVEVLKKRSLDSVTNVFKRQYAQSETATTGTTEVRGIDRVGFRAGIEGTNIFLNGFIFFVFFVAVVMIIVGLLKVGSRFLAKKGKTKTDKFGDFHVSKGILYRLIFIGFPQMCVLCLWEFTQHDSAAEVVLAVVMLVSMICTLGWAAFRVIILARRSVAMHRNPAYILYSDEACLNKLGFLYVHYRATAYYFLVFALLYIFIKAMFISLSQPAPVVQTVAMVIIETSALIGISIVRPWMDKKTNGYNIAIASINFVNSILLLFFSNVFDQPGIVTGVMGVVFFVYNAAFALILLFLVLYSSVYAIFSKDPDLRYRPMRDDRGSFAKSGSQLITELDALGTTARGEGTPEMWNKGSLLDDTGSVASEGLHRSHQDLARDTAPGREMSETPVSQANLFPISRGSSPVHRAASLNAAGVRRSVLSDSDNASATHPHANL; translated from the exons ATGCGCTGGTCAACGTGCCTTACCAGCGCCCTCCTCGCGTCCACAGCACCGCTGGTCGCTGCAACCAGACTCATTGAATCAAATGCTCTGAATATCTGCCAGGATAGCAACAATTTTACTGCCACCTACTTCAGCGTCCGCTTCACTCCCGAGAATCGTTCTTTGGTTCTGAGTTTCGATGGCGTGGCCGCCATCTCCGGCAAAGTCACTGCCGATCTTTCCGTCGACGTCTATGGCTACCAGTTGACTGGTGAGACGTTGGATCCATGTAAAATGAATATAGAGGGTCTCTGTCCGATGAGCGCGGGTGCCATCAACGTTCAGAACACCCCAATCCAGATTCCGGAAGATGTGGTGCGCCGGATCCCGG GTATCGCATACACTGTGCCAGACCTTGATGCCACCGTTCGGGTTTACATCAACTCCACAGATACCGGCACCAGTATTACATGTCTCGAAGCGACCTTGTCGAATGGAAAAACGGTCTACCAGAAAGGAGTCGGATGGACGACAGCGGTGATCTCCGGCGTCGGGCTTATCGCTTCAGCTGTCGCAGCTGGTCTGGGCAACTCGAACACTGCTGCCCATGTCGCCGCTAACGTGCTGGCCTTTTTCAGCTTCATGCAATCACAGGCCATGTTTGGGATGATCTCAGTCCACATGCCCCCGATCGTGGAAGCATGGACCCAGAACATGCAATGGAGCATGGGCATCATCCACGTTAAGTTCTTGGATACCATTTGCACCTGGTACCAGAGGGCAACCGGTGGTACGCCGTCGACTGTTTTGTCGGAGCTCTCGACTACGTCTGTTGAAGTTCTCAAAAAGCGATCTTTGGACAGCGTTACCAATGTGTTCAAAAGACAATATGCCCAGTCGGAGACCGCCACTACTGGTACCACAGAGGTGCGGGGTATCGATCGTGTGGGATTCAGGGCCGGCATTGAGGGCaccaacatcttcctcaacggcttcatcttctttgtctttttcgtcgcggtggtgatgatcatCGTCGGCTTGCTCAAGGTGGGAAGCCGCTTCCtggcgaagaagggaaagaccAAAACCGACAAGTTTGGAGATTTTCATGTGTCCAAGGGAATCCTTTACCGACTCATTTTCATCGGATTTCCGCAAATGTGTGTTCTTTGTCTGTGGGAATTTACGCAGCATGATTCGGCAGCCGAAGTCGTCCTGGCGGTGGTTATGCTAGTTTCCATGATCTGCACGCTAGGCTGGGCTGCCTTCCgagtcatcatcctcgcgCGGAGGTCGGTAGCAATGCATCGAAACCCAGCCTATATCCTCTACTCAGACGAAGCCTGTTTGAACAAGTTGGGATTTCTATATGTGCATTACCGAGCCACCGCCTACTACTTCCTCGTGTTCGCGCTGTTGtacatcttcatcaaggCAATGTTCATCAGTCTGAGCCAACCGGCCCCAGTTGTGCAGACAGTGGCCATGGTGATTATCGAGACCTCGGCGCTTATTGGGATTAGTATCGTGCGCCCGTGGATGGACAAAAAGACCAATGGCTACAACATTGCCATCGCATCCATCAACTTCGTGAATTCCATtctgttgcttttcttttccaacgTCTTCGACCAGCCCGGCATCGTGACCGGTGTGATGGGTGTCGTTTTCTTTGTGTACAATGCCGCCTTTGCACTGATTCTGCTCTTCCTTGTTCTTTACAGTTCTGTGTACGCCATCTTCTCGAAGGATCCGGACTTGCGCTATCGACCGATGCGGGACGACCGCGGATCTTTTGCCAAGTCGGGGAGCCAGTTGATCACAGAGCTCGATGCACTGGGTACGACTGCTCGGGGAGAGGGGACTCCGGAAATGTGGAACAAAGGCAGTCTACTTGATGACACTGGATCTGTTGCCAGCGAGGGGCTGCATCGAAGTCACCAAGATCTGGCCCGGGACACTGCTCCTGGTCGTGAAATGTCTGAGACGCCCGTCAGCCAGGCGAATTTGTTTCCCATCAGCCGAGGGAGCAGCCCTGTTCATAGAGCGGCGTCACTGAATGCCGCGGGTGTGCGTCGCAGTGTGTTGAGTGACAGCGATAATGCATCTGCGACTCATCCGCATGCAAACCTATGA
- a CDS encoding uncharacterized protein (COG:S;~EggNog:ENOG410PXM3): MPKAPLLKGLLLPIGEIPLDSIHPDPNISCTKKDLKTITSYNLLPKKEKSMVVPGTPSIYKPPTTPMHIPPDAGKYILDPNSLIFPNCTMEPLLRAISITTTTTSKPKVNLTTTDLITDRRNLRLLLGFVSSSKKPFRIDVEVIHSTVLLSLWTSSKTNFVGQFQGYGHSFEKASTWNPRYIRGSIIHNRAVRYTLGGIHILLRYEVDACMPGKPPAPAPAHPTNANHHSPTGIKVIHSGTLVHPHRIIEIKTGPVSKRLDNSKNLEQMWFSHTPILCTGQYQPDGTFLPARAQNMEKEGRLEQWERDNEEKIRKLVRVLEMVFEVVRGVPHRCALVHDGDGVLRVYQVDENAKGGLGRGVPGDLRALWDVNIK, from the exons ATGCCCAAAGCTCCCCTCCTCAAGgggctcctcctccccatcggGGAAATCCCTCTAGACAGCATCCACCCCGACCCCAACATCAGCTGCACCAAGAAGGACCTCAAAACAATCACATCCTataacctcctccccaagaaggaaaaaagcaTGGTAGTTCCAG GAACCCCCTCCATCTACAaaccccccaccacccccatgCACATCCCCCCGGACGCAGGAAAATACATCCTAGACCCCAACAGCCTCATCTTCCCCAACTGCACCATGgaacccctcctccgcgccatctccatcaccaccaccaccaccagcaaacCCAAAGTGAACCTCACCACAACGGACCTAATAACCGACCGACGcaacctccgcctcctcctcggcttcgTCAGCTCGAGCAAAAAGCCCTTCCGAATCGACGTGGAAGTAATCCACTCCACcgtcctcctctccctctggaCAAGCAGCAAGACAAACTTTGTCGGCCAATTCCAGGGGTACGGCCACTCCTTCGAAAAAGCCTCGACCTGGAACCCGCGCTACATTCGCGGAAGCATCATCCATAACCGAGCGGTGCGGTATACCCTCGGCGGGATACATATCTTGCTGAGGTATGAAGTGGATGCATGTATGCCTGGAaaaccaccagcaccagcaccagcacatcCCACCAATGCCAATCACCACTCCCCCACCGGAATCAAAGTAATACATTCAGGAACACTAGTCCACCCCCACCGAATCATCGAGATCAAAACCGGGCCAGTGAGTAAACGCCTCGACAACTCCAAGAATCTCGAGCAGATGTGGTTCTCCCACACCCCGATTCTATGCACGGGGCAGTATCAGCCCGACGGGACGTTTCTGCCGGCAAGGGCGCAGAatatggagaaggagggacgGCTGGAGCAGTGGGAGAGGGATAATGAGGAGAAGATACGGAAGTtggtgagggtgttggagatggtgttTGAGGTGGTGAGGGGTGTGCCGCATAGGTGTGCGTTGGtgcatgatggggatggtgtgtTGAGGGTGTATCAGGTTGATGAGAATGCGAAaggggggttggggaggggggtgccGGGGGATTTGAGGGCGTTGTGGGATGTTAATATTAAGTAG